One window from the genome of Phormidium ambiguum IAM M-71 encodes:
- the dxs gene encoding 1-deoxy-D-xylulose-5-phosphate synthase encodes MHLSEITHPNQLHGLSIHQLKQIARQIREKHLQTVATSGGHLGPGLGVVELTLGLYQTLDLDRDKVIWDVGHQAYPHKLITGRYNNFHTLRQKDGVAGYLKRCESKFDHFGAGHASTSISAALGMALARDMKGDNFKTVAVIGDGALTGGMALEAINHAGHLPKTNLLIVLNDNEMSISPNVGAISRYLNKMRLSDPVQFLTDNLEEQFKHLPFFGESLTPELERLKEGMKRLAVSKVGAVCEELGLTYMGPVDGHDLEELISTFKQAHKHSGPVLVHVATVKGKGYEMAEKDQVGYHAQNPFNLATGKPIPSSKPKPPAYSKVFAHTLVKLAENNPNIIGITAAMATGTGLDKLHAKLPNQYIDVGIAEQHAVTMAAGLACEGIRPVVAIYSTFLQRGYDQIVHDVCIQKLPVFFCMDRAGIVGADGPTHQGMYDIAYLRCLPNMVLMAPKDEAELQQMVVTGIDYTDGPIAMRYPRGNGYGVPLMEEGWEPLPIGKGEVLRQGDDVLLLGYGSMVYPAMQAAEILSEHGIEATVVNARFVKPLDTELILPLAKQIGRVVTLEEGCIMGGFGSAVAEAMLDHNVLVPVIRVGVPDILVDHATPEQSMAELGLTPPQIAERVRLAFFSQKASAVVS; translated from the coding sequence ATGCACTTGAGTGAAATCACTCATCCAAATCAGTTGCACGGTCTGTCAATACACCAGCTGAAGCAAATTGCCCGACAAATTCGGGAAAAGCATCTGCAAACTGTGGCGACCAGCGGAGGACACTTGGGGCCAGGTTTGGGTGTAGTAGAACTGACTCTGGGACTTTATCAAACCCTAGACTTAGATCGAGATAAAGTCATTTGGGATGTGGGACACCAAGCTTACCCGCACAAGCTGATTACTGGAAGATACAACAACTTCCACACCTTGCGGCAAAAAGACGGTGTTGCTGGATACCTGAAACGCTGCGAAAGCAAGTTCGACCACTTTGGCGCAGGTCATGCTTCCACCAGTATCTCAGCTGCCTTGGGAATGGCCTTGGCAAGAGATATGAAAGGCGACAATTTTAAAACGGTGGCAGTGATTGGTGATGGTGCATTAACCGGAGGCATGGCATTAGAAGCGATTAACCACGCTGGACATTTGCCAAAAACCAATCTGTTAATCGTACTCAATGATAACGAGATGTCCATTTCTCCCAACGTGGGGGCAATTTCTCGTTATTTGAACAAAATGCGCCTTAGCGACCCAGTACAGTTCCTGACCGATAACTTAGAAGAACAATTTAAACATTTACCATTTTTTGGCGAATCTCTCACCCCAGAGTTAGAGAGACTCAAAGAAGGGATGAAACGTTTAGCTGTATCCAAAGTCGGTGCTGTTTGCGAGGAATTGGGCTTAACCTATATGGGGCCAGTAGATGGTCACGACCTGGAAGAGTTGATTTCTACATTCAAGCAAGCACACAAACATTCTGGGCCTGTGCTGGTTCATGTGGCAACTGTGAAGGGTAAAGGCTATGAGATGGCCGAAAAAGACCAAGTTGGCTATCATGCTCAAAATCCCTTTAACTTAGCAACTGGTAAACCCATTCCTTCCAGCAAACCCAAACCGCCTGCTTACTCGAAAGTTTTTGCTCATACTCTGGTCAAGTTAGCAGAAAATAACCCGAACATTATCGGGATTACCGCAGCAATGGCAACGGGGACTGGGTTAGACAAATTACACGCTAAGCTACCCAATCAGTATATTGATGTGGGTATTGCGGAACAACACGCTGTAACTATGGCGGCTGGTTTAGCTTGTGAGGGAATACGCCCGGTTGTGGCGATTTATTCTACTTTCTTGCAACGGGGCTACGATCAAATAGTTCATGATGTCTGCATTCAAAAGTTGCCCGTGTTCTTCTGTATGGATAGGGCGGGTATTGTGGGTGCGGATGGCCCGACTCATCAAGGGATGTATGATATCGCTTATCTGCGTTGTTTGCCGAATATGGTGCTGATGGCTCCGAAAGATGAGGCAGAATTACAGCAGATGGTGGTGACGGGTATTGATTATACTGATGGGCCGATCGCTATGCGTTATCCTCGTGGTAACGGCTACGGCGTACCTTTGATGGAAGAAGGTTGGGAACCTCTGCCCATCGGTAAGGGTGAAGTGTTGCGCCAAGGTGATGATGTGTTGCTGTTGGGCTATGGTTCAATGGTTTACCCCGCCATGCAAGCAGCCGAAATCCTCAGCGAACACGGCATTGAAGCAACTGTGGTGAATGCCCGGTTTGTCAAACCTTTGGACACGGAATTAATTTTGCCCTTGGCTAAACAAATTGGTCGAGTGGTGACTTTGGAAGAAGGTTGCATTATGGGCGGTTTTGGTTCAGCTGTGGCGGAAGCAATGCTAGATCATAATGTTTTGGTGCCTGTAATTCGGGTTGGTGTACCTGACATTTTGGTAGATCATGCTACGCCAGAACAATCTATGGCAGAGTTGGGTTTAACTCCTCCGCAAATTGCGGAAAGAGTGCGTTTGGCTTTTTTCAGTCAAAAAGCTTCGGCTGTTGTTAGTTAG
- a CDS encoding CheR family methyltransferase — translation MKFGSEALGLPDSSFLLLRDLILERTGMSFSDSSRDLLADKLFSRVVACGFNSFLDYYYLLKYDENASQEWKNLMDAITVQETFFWRETDQIKAVVNVLVPEFFAKFPTRTLRIWSAACATGEEPISIAIALNEAGLLDKLPIRICASDASANAIAKAKSGVYRDRSFRNLPLHIQNKYFLEIGQNQWKIIPEIHHQIEWSIANLMEESEIEHLAVANIIFCRNVFIYFSSEAIGKTVDIFYKSMPKPAYLCIAASESLLRINKSFELQEIGGAFIYVKS, via the coding sequence ATGAAATTCGGTTCAGAAGCCCTTGGTTTACCTGATAGTTCTTTTCTTCTACTACGCGATTTAATTCTGGAACGCACAGGGATGAGCTTTTCTGATTCTAGTCGAGATTTGTTGGCAGACAAATTATTTTCCCGTGTAGTTGCTTGTGGGTTTAATTCATTTTTGGATTACTATTACTTACTAAAATATGATGAGAATGCTTCCCAAGAATGGAAAAATTTAATGGATGCTATTACGGTACAAGAAACTTTTTTTTGGCGGGAAACAGACCAAATCAAAGCAGTGGTAAATGTGCTAGTTCCTGAGTTTTTTGCTAAATTTCCTACCCGAACTTTGCGGATTTGGAGTGCTGCTTGTGCCACTGGAGAAGAACCAATTTCGATCGCCATCGCCTTGAATGAAGCGGGTTTATTGGACAAATTACCAATAAGAATTTGTGCGAGTGACGCTAGTGCAAATGCGATCGCTAAAGCTAAATCCGGCGTGTATCGAGACCGTTCTTTCCGTAATTTACCACTACATATACAAAACAAATATTTTTTAGAAATAGGTCAGAACCAATGGAAAATTATCCCAGAAATTCATCATCAAATTGAATGGTCGATCGCTAACTTAATGGAAGAAAGCGAAATCGAACACTTAGCTGTCGCCAATATTATATTTTGTCGAAATGTTTTTATTTACTTTAGTTCGGAAGCTATTGGCAAAACCGTAGACATATTTTATAAAAGTATGCCTAAACCAGCTTATTTATGTATTGCGGCTTCGGAATCTTTATTAAGAATAAATAAGAGTTTTGAATTACAAGAGATCGGTGGTGCTTTTATTTATGTAAAATCTTAA
- a CDS encoding protein-glutamate methylesterase/protein-glutamine glutaminase yields MEQVIRVLIVDDSAYVRKVIKQMLSRSPFIEVVGTARDGTEALDLVQELKPDVITLDLIMPNMNGVEFLREQMQRHPIPVIIVSIASESGETALEALDAGAVDFVQKPTALATEKVFEISDELIQKVKAAARVKLSNLTTNIKHQTTATMAAKIPSGAIDIVVMGISTGGPQALSFLIPQLPEKFPIPVAVVLHMPVGYTEMYARRLNEISQLKVVEAQEKTPVTAGTVLIAPAGRHLTFIRQPDGTVITHLDARPFDTLHRPSVDVLFQSAAEVFGDRVLGVVMTGMGSDGKQGAAWIKSHGGLIFTESEESCVVYGMPRSIEEAGLSDKSIPLTQIAASIMGVL; encoded by the coding sequence ATGGAACAAGTAATTCGGGTATTAATTGTAGATGACTCGGCATACGTGCGGAAAGTAATTAAACAAATGTTATCCCGCAGTCCATTTATCGAAGTAGTTGGTACTGCTCGTGATGGCACAGAAGCATTAGATTTGGTTCAGGAACTCAAACCAGATGTAATCACACTAGATCTAATTATGCCTAACATGAATGGCGTGGAATTTTTACGCGAGCAAATGCAGCGCCATCCGATTCCAGTAATTATTGTTAGCATTGCCAGCGAAAGTGGCGAAACAGCATTAGAAGCTTTAGACGCTGGAGCAGTGGATTTTGTCCAAAAACCTACCGCATTAGCAACAGAAAAAGTATTTGAAATTAGCGATGAATTAATTCAAAAAGTTAAAGCAGCAGCCCGTGTCAAACTAAGCAATTTAACGACAAATATTAAACACCAAACAACAGCAACTATGGCTGCGAAAATTCCATCAGGAGCAATAGATATTGTGGTGATGGGAATTTCTACAGGTGGTCCACAAGCCCTTTCTTTTTTAATTCCCCAATTACCAGAAAAGTTTCCAATTCCTGTAGCAGTGGTTTTACACATGCCTGTGGGTTATACAGAAATGTATGCTCGGAGATTGAATGAAATTTCGCAATTGAAAGTTGTGGAAGCACAAGAAAAAACTCCGGTAACTGCCGGAACAGTTTTAATCGCACCAGCCGGAAGACATTTAACTTTTATCAGGCAACCTGATGGAACTGTAATTACTCATTTAGATGCTCGTCCATTTGATACTTTGCATCGTCCTAGTGTGGATGTGTTGTTTCAATCAGCAGCAGAAGTTTTTGGCGATCGCGTTTTAGGCGTAGTCATGACTGGTATGGGTTCCGATGGTAAACAAGGTGCAGCTTGGATTAAATCTCATGGCGGTTTAATCTTTACAGAATCTGAAGAAAGCTGTGTGGTTTATGGAATGCCTAGATCAATTGAAGAAGCAGGTTTAAGCGATAAATCTATCCCTCTGACGCAAATAGCTGCATCAATCATGGGGGTTTTATGA
- a CDS encoding redoxin domain-containing protein, whose protein sequence is MLEVTQTLSFGEAAPLFKLPDQQENSVILGNNAGKPTILVFYAKDEIAECRQIACKFRDLMPIWNELDIQICGISLDLPQSRQQFAKENNISFSLLSDLNGFVSKQYGVLVENLVNDSRVLTYSRTAILLDINLRIVRIYSLNKLEIAIDKILNDAKSLLPKETPQHITMQAPVLLIPNVLEPEFCQELIHVWATQGNGESGAMRREGEKTIGVIDYSHKIRRDHFVQDEQLLMRLDLIMQRRVFPQIQKAFQFEATRREDYRIGCYDASRGGFFRPHRDNTTGGTAHRRFAMSLNLNSEEYEGGYVRFPEHGPHLYKPSTGSAVIFSCSLLHEATDIISGCRFVLLSFFYGEKEAAQRQAYENQVKNDYQTAVRFS, encoded by the coding sequence GTGTTAGAAGTAACGCAAACTTTGAGTTTCGGTGAAGCAGCACCTTTGTTTAAATTGCCAGATCAACAAGAAAACTCCGTCATTTTAGGAAATAACGCAGGCAAACCAACAATTCTCGTTTTTTATGCTAAAGATGAAATTGCCGAATGCAGACAAATCGCTTGTAAGTTTCGAGATTTAATGCCTATTTGGAACGAACTAGATATACAAATATGTGGGATTAGTTTAGATCTTCCGCAATCTCGACAACAGTTTGCTAAGGAAAATAACATTTCATTTTCTTTGCTTTCCGACTTAAACGGATTTGTAAGTAAACAATATGGAGTGTTAGTGGAAAACCTGGTTAACGACAGTCGAGTTTTAACTTATAGTCGCACAGCAATATTATTAGACATTAACCTTCGCATCGTCAGAATTTATTCTTTGAATAAGCTGGAAATAGCGATCGACAAAATCTTAAACGATGCCAAATCTTTATTACCAAAAGAAACACCGCAACATATTACAATGCAAGCGCCAGTATTGTTAATTCCTAACGTTTTAGAACCTGAATTTTGTCAGGAACTAATTCATGTTTGGGCAACTCAAGGAAATGGAGAATCAGGAGCGATGCGTCGAGAAGGAGAAAAGACGATCGGCGTTATCGACTACTCACATAAAATTAGGCGAGATCACTTTGTTCAGGACGAACAGTTGTTAATGCGGCTCGATCTCATCATGCAAAGAAGAGTATTTCCCCAAATCCAAAAAGCATTTCAATTTGAAGCCACACGCCGCGAAGATTACCGCATTGGTTGTTACGACGCTAGCAGAGGTGGTTTTTTTCGCCCCCATCGGGATAACACCACTGGAGGAACTGCACACCGTCGCTTCGCCATGTCACTCAATCTCAACTCCGAAGAGTACGAAGGCGGATATGTCAGATTTCCCGAACATGGCCCACATCTTTATAAACCTAGCACTGGTAGCGCCGTGATTTTCTCCTGTTCGCTGCTTCACGAAGCCACAGATATAATATCCGGTTGTCGTTTTGTATTGCTGTCATTTTTTTATGGTGAAAAAGAAGCAGCCCAACGCCAAGCTTATGAAAATCAAGTAAAAAATGATTATCAAACAGCAGTTAGATTTAGTTAG
- a CDS encoding tetratricopeptide repeat protein, which yields MTQSVDTLFESAIERYKAGEEPKALIPVFKDICDRSPKSSASWTCLAWLYLLENQPNNALKAAQKAVKLNPQDPQARVNLASAMLESGQTGVRDHIQIVQQIIVLDAEIRQEIIDNIQDGLTRKPDWSSLSRIQKWLFGN from the coding sequence ATGACTCAATCTGTTGACACTCTGTTTGAATCGGCTATAGAACGTTACAAAGCTGGAGAAGAACCAAAAGCATTAATTCCGGTGTTTAAGGATATTTGCGATCGCTCTCCCAAGAGTAGCGCCTCTTGGACTTGTTTAGCTTGGTTATACTTACTAGAAAATCAACCAAATAACGCTTTAAAAGCGGCTCAAAAAGCCGTCAAATTAAACCCCCAAGACCCCCAAGCTAGAGTAAATTTAGCCTCAGCAATGTTAGAATCTGGGCAAACTGGAGTACGCGATCATATCCAAATTGTGCAACAAATAATTGTCTTGGATGCAGAAATTCGCCAAGAAATTATTGATAACATCCAAGATGGTTTAACCAGAAAACCAGATTGGTCAAGTTTAAGTCGCATTCAAAAATGGTTATTTGGAAATTAA
- a CDS encoding Rpn family recombination-promoting nuclease/putative transposase, translating to MRRDSIFYQLFQQTPEILFELLDNPPANAQSYRFDSVAVKEPKFEIDGVFLPPESEIPGVVYFCEVQFQKDELLYERLFGESFLYFYRNRSRFSDWQAVVIYPSRSIEQSQIRPYQDLLNGTRVHRVYLNELGEMAQLPLGVALMVLTTLQENQAAVEARNLLARSQQELPTQMSRAIMEMITTIMVYKFTNLSRQEVEAMLGISLQQTRVYQEAREDEAKSLILRLLTRRVGEVPDSLRSQIETLSLTQLESLGEALLDFSNLSDLEVWLAQQGQ from the coding sequence ATGCGAAGAGATTCTATTTTTTACCAATTGTTTCAACAAACACCAGAAATTTTGTTTGAGTTATTGGACAATCCTCCAGCTAATGCTCAAAGTTATCGATTTGATTCTGTTGCTGTTAAAGAACCCAAGTTTGAAATTGATGGGGTATTTCTCCCACCAGAATCGGAAATACCTGGAGTTGTTTATTTTTGTGAGGTACAGTTTCAAAAGGATGAACTACTTTATGAGCGTTTGTTTGGGGAATCGTTTCTTTATTTTTACCGCAATCGTTCTCGCTTTAGTGATTGGCAAGCTGTGGTGATTTATCCATCTCGATCGATCGAGCAAAGTCAAATTCGTCCATATCAAGATTTATTGAATGGGACTCGCGTTCATCGAGTATATCTCAATGAATTAGGCGAAATGGCTCAATTACCGTTGGGAGTTGCCTTAATGGTATTAACCACGCTTCAAGAAAATCAAGCAGCGGTAGAAGCACGAAATTTATTGGCGCGTTCGCAACAGGAATTACCCACACAAATGAGTCGTGCCATCATGGAGATGATAACGACAATTATGGTGTATAAGTTCACAAATTTAAGTCGGCAAGAGGTTGAAGCAATGTTGGGAATTAGCTTACAGCAAACACGAGTTTATCAGGAAGCCAGAGAAGATGAGGCGAAATCTCTCATTCTGCGTCTGCTAACTCGACGAGTGGGAGAAGTACCTGATTCACTAAGATCGCAAATCGAGACTTTATCTCTTACTCAACTGGAATCATTAGGGGAGGCGTTGCTGGATTTCTCTAATCTGTCAGATTTAGAGGTATGGTTGGCTCAACAAGGACAGTAG
- the psb28 gene encoding photosystem II reaction center protein Psb28, with protein MTVQIPTIQFFEGISEELADVSLRRNRSTGAKSVLMVFKQLKAVENFNSFKNRFSNALRLLDSEGEITVEPSGVKFIFGGPEGDDLQRVECRFEIDREDHWERFMRFMNRYAEANGMAYGEPEKNV; from the coding sequence ATGACTGTACAAATTCCTACCATCCAGTTTTTTGAAGGTATTTCTGAAGAGTTGGCTGATGTGAGTTTACGCCGCAATCGTTCTACAGGTGCTAAATCTGTTTTGATGGTTTTCAAGCAGTTGAAGGCTGTGGAAAATTTCAATAGCTTTAAAAATAGGTTTTCTAATGCTTTGCGTTTGCTCGATTCGGAAGGGGAAATTACGGTTGAACCGAGTGGGGTAAAGTTTATTTTTGGTGGGCCGGAAGGTGATGATTTACAGCGAGTAGAATGCAGGTTTGAGATCGATCGCGAAGACCATTGGGAAAGATTTATGCGGTTTATGAATCGCTATGCTGAGGCTAATGGCATGGCTTACGGAGAACCAGAGAAAAATGTTTGA
- a CDS encoding TIGR01777 family oxidoreductase has translation MKVAITGATGFVGSYLVKRLQAEGEQIIILTRNVNHADRVFPKSAFPNVEIIAYNPHQSGDWQKVISGCDGVVNLAGASIGEGRWTPERKQEIINSRKIGTQKLVEAIANAEQKPSVLVNASAIGYYGTSETATFEESSPPGNDFLSEVCLAWEAEAQKVKDLGVRLAILRFGVVLGMGGAIAKMLPIFKLFAGGTIGTGKQWFSWIEVDDLVNLIVAALKQPEIQGVYNATSPNPVRMAEFCHTLGDVVHRPSWLPVPAFALELLLGDAAMVVLEGQKVLPKRTLDSGFTYKYPDLKSALKSFLS, from the coding sequence ATGAAAGTTGCAATTACTGGTGCTACAGGATTTGTGGGCAGTTACTTAGTAAAAAGGTTGCAAGCTGAAGGGGAACAAATTATTATCTTAACTCGCAATGTTAATCATGCCGATCGAGTTTTTCCGAAAAGTGCTTTTCCCAATGTAGAAATTATTGCTTACAATCCTCATCAATCTGGTGATTGGCAAAAGGTAATTTCTGGTTGCGATGGTGTGGTAAATTTGGCTGGGGCTTCGATTGGCGAAGGTCGTTGGACACCTGAACGCAAACAGGAAATTATTAATAGCAGAAAAATTGGTACGCAAAAGTTAGTTGAGGCGATTGCTAATGCTGAACAGAAACCTTCGGTGTTAGTAAATGCTTCGGCTATTGGTTACTATGGCACTAGCGAAACTGCTACTTTTGAGGAAAGTAGTCCTCCGGGTAATGATTTTTTATCCGAAGTTTGTCTTGCTTGGGAAGCTGAGGCGCAAAAGGTAAAGGATTTGGGCGTGAGATTGGCTATTTTGCGCTTTGGTGTGGTTTTGGGTATGGGTGGTGCGATCGCTAAAATGCTACCTATTTTTAAACTGTTTGCTGGTGGTACAATTGGCACCGGGAAACAGTGGTTTTCTTGGATAGAAGTTGATGATTTAGTTAATTTAATTGTCGCTGCCCTCAAACAACCAGAAATCCAAGGAGTTTACAATGCTACTTCTCCTAATCCGGTGAGAATGGCTGAGTTTTGTCACACTTTAGGAGATGTTGTACATCGACCTTCTTGGTTGCCTGTCCCAGCTTTTGCTTTAGAATTGCTCCTGGGTGATGCGGCAATGGTAGTTTTGGAAGGTCAAAAAGTTTTACCAAAACGCACTTTAGATTCGGGTTTTACTTATAAATACCCTGATTTAAAGTCGGCTTTGAAGTCTTTTTTAAGTTAA
- a CDS encoding HesB/IscA family protein, which produces MSTATQSQQRGLQVSDSALTQLKLLRDKQGKDLCLRVGVRQGGCSGMSYTMDFIEPTTIREDDDIFDYDGFQLVCDRKSLLYIYGLMLDYSDSMIGGGFQFTNPNASQTCGCGKSFAV; this is translated from the coding sequence ATGTCTACAGCAACTCAATCTCAACAAAGAGGTCTTCAAGTAAGCGATAGCGCCCTCACCCAACTGAAACTTCTCCGGGACAAGCAAGGTAAAGATCTCTGTCTGCGGGTAGGTGTGCGTCAAGGCGGTTGTTCTGGAATGTCCTACACGATGGACTTTATCGAGCCTACCACTATCAGGGAAGATGATGACATTTTTGATTATGATGGCTTCCAGTTAGTATGCGATCGCAAAAGTTTACTTTACATCTATGGTCTGATGCTAGACTACAGCGATTCGATGATCGGCGGCGGTTTCCAATTTACTAACCCCAATGCCAGTCAAACCTGCGGTTGTGGAAAATCCTTCGCTGTTTAA
- a CDS encoding HEAT repeat domain-containing protein: MNNEPKISIFTTDTDLVVSSWDNWLTKATGLSEEIARGKSLAELIPSFVDSGMSGHFQRVLQHGIIETLPQKVYPYLFECPPNIASNHFQKMQQQVTIAPLKQKGEIIGIIVTIEDITANLEQGLNLTAQLESPEENLRLVAVQNLLRANVTEPEQMLVKALGDPSWRVRRAAVDGLAAISGSTLATSLLRNLQEEHRNPSVLNGVLQVLAHGKVDILPALIDCLNSEDPDLRIYAALALGEQKDSRAIPALRVAVQDSNSNVQYHAIDALGHLQALDAVEDLVSIACGGDFFLAFPALDALKSISLAESNSPKFAFVSTKLLPLLEDELLVTAVIDTLAFLGDASVVPAIAALLNQPEPPVSNIVHALGVLHDRYENAYHEGGYITDLALAAITNKGIDNLLANVHDAKPEELRSIVLLLGRSVGNQETARALTRLLGEERVRSTVIEALVRYGKRVTNLLIEQLSSEDVDVQKAVVITLGRIGDPEAVPALTQLLVQSEVDSTNNVQELSNPPELMVATANSLAQIGDRRAFDTLLSLIGHRDSAVRLAVVAALNSLGHPDMLDRMITLLQDTDAYVRESAVKIAGYFAFNECVNLLLERCQDPAEDVRKAAIELIPYLENAPVLPTLINALERETPKVRAAAARALGQMDCTLAYTHLLKALRDKDPWVRYYAARTIGWNGYSEAIEVLAELADKDPSTLVRIATVEALGQIGGSRVVSYLAPIIEDTNASNDLVRAALNALGQVGHPNSLPPLLSALRSEDLFRRVCAVKALGKRGGQDVESILQDLAATEADVTVVFAAIDALAQLATPEAIASLLELTTNPSRSEACIIALANLGETQVEAIGAGLYHFNLEVRCATVEVLTRLRCPRASELLITALDDREQIVRLAAVSGLEHLGNRYAERKIAIMAHTDPDPIVRQAAQKALG, translated from the coding sequence ATGAACAATGAACCAAAAATTAGCATTTTTACTACAGATACCGACCTCGTTGTTTCTTCTTGGGATAATTGGTTAACTAAAGCCACAGGATTATCTGAAGAAATCGCCAGAGGCAAATCTCTAGCAGAACTAATTCCCTCCTTTGTAGATAGTGGAATGTCTGGGCATTTTCAACGAGTATTACAACACGGAATTATTGAAACTTTACCGCAAAAAGTTTACCCTTACTTATTTGAATGCCCCCCAAATATTGCTTCTAACCACTTTCAAAAAATGCAGCAACAGGTAACTATTGCACCCTTGAAACAAAAAGGAGAAATCATCGGTATTATAGTCACCATCGAAGATATTACTGCTAACTTGGAACAAGGTTTAAATTTAACCGCTCAACTAGAAAGTCCTGAAGAAAATCTGCGCTTAGTCGCCGTGCAAAATTTGCTCAGAGCTAATGTAACAGAACCAGAACAAATGCTAGTTAAAGCATTAGGAGATCCAAGTTGGCGAGTCCGCCGCGCCGCCGTTGATGGTTTAGCCGCTATTAGCGGTTCAACTCTCGCTACTTCCCTATTAAGAAATTTGCAAGAAGAGCACCGTAATCCTAGTGTTTTAAACGGGGTATTACAAGTTTTAGCGCATGGCAAAGTTGATATTCTGCCAGCGTTAATTGACTGTCTAAATAGTGAAGACCCAGATTTACGAATATATGCTGCTTTAGCTTTAGGAGAACAAAAAGACTCAAGAGCAATTCCAGCATTGCGAGTAGCTGTGCAAGATAGTAATTCTAATGTTCAATATCATGCTATTGATGCGTTAGGTCATTTACAAGCTCTTGATGCGGTTGAAGATTTAGTTTCGATCGCTTGTGGTGGAGATTTTTTTCTAGCTTTTCCAGCTTTAGATGCTTTAAAAAGTATTAGTTTGGCTGAAAGTAACTCTCCTAAATTTGCTTTTGTTTCTACGAAACTTTTACCTTTGTTAGAAGATGAATTATTAGTAACTGCGGTAATAGATACCTTGGCTTTTTTGGGTGATGCTAGTGTAGTGCCAGCGATTGCGGCTTTGTTAAATCAACCAGAACCGCCTGTTTCTAATATAGTTCATGCGTTGGGAGTATTACATGACCGTTATGAAAATGCTTACCATGAAGGTGGCTATATTACAGATTTAGCTTTAGCTGCAATTACCAACAAAGGCATAGACAATTTATTAGCAAATGTTCATGATGCTAAACCGGAAGAATTAAGATCGATCGTACTTTTATTGGGTAGATCGGTAGGAAATCAAGAAACTGCTCGGGCTTTAACTCGACTTTTAGGTGAAGAAAGAGTCAGAAGTACAGTTATTGAAGCTTTAGTACGCTATGGTAAACGAGTTACTAATTTACTGATCGAACAATTATCATCTGAAGATGTAGACGTACAAAAAGCAGTGGTAATAACTTTAGGCAGAATTGGCGATCCCGAAGCCGTACCAGCATTAACTCAATTATTAGTTCAATCAGAAGTTGATTCAACGAATAATGTACAGGAATTATCTAATCCGCCAGAATTAATGGTAGCTACTGCTAATTCTTTGGCGCAAATTGGCGATCGCCGCGCCTTTGATACACTCCTCAGTTTAATCGGTCATCGTGATAGCGCCGTGCGCTTAGCAGTAGTAGCAGCACTTAATTCATTAGGCCATCCAGATATGCTCGATCGGATGATTACTTTATTGCAAGATACGGACGCTTATGTGCGCGAATCAGCAGTAAAAATTGCCGGATATTTTGCTTTTAATGAATGTGTAAACCTGCTTTTAGAACGCTGTCAAGACCCCGCAGAAGATGTGCGAAAAGCAGCGATTGAATTAATTCCTTATTTGGAAAATGCCCCCGTATTACCAACTTTAATTAATGCTTTAGAACGGGAAACTCCCAAAGTGAGAGCCGCTGCTGCAAGAGCATTAGGGCAAATGGATTGTACTTTAGCTTACACTCATTTGTTAAAAGCTTTACGGGATAAAGACCCTTGGGTACGTTACTATGCAGCTAGAACGATCGGTTGGAATGGTTATTCTGAGGCGATCGAAGTATTGGCAGAACTTGCCGATAAAGACCCCAGTACCCTGGTGCGAATCGCCACTGTCGAAGCTTTGGGGCAAATTGGTGGCTCCAGAGTAGTTTCATACCTAGCTCCCATAATTGAAGATACTAATGCTAGCAACGATCTAGTCCGAGCGGCTTTAAACGCTTTGGGACAAGTAGGACATCCTAATTCTTTACCACCTTTGCTTTCCGCTTTGCGATCGGAAGATTTGTTCCGCCGAGTTTGTGCTGTAAAAGCTCTCGGAAAACGAGGAGGTCAAGATGTCGAATCAATTTTACAAGACCTAGCCGCTACAGAGGCAGATGTAACCGTTGTGTTTGCCGCAATTGACGCATTAGCACAGTTAGCTACTCCAGAAGCGATCGCCTCTTTGCTAGAATTAACAACTAATCCCAGCCGCAGCGAAGCTTGTATTATTGCTCTGGCAAATTTAGGAGAAACACAAGTGGAAGCCATTGGCGCAGGTTTGTATCATTTTAATCTAGAAGTTCGCTGCGCCACCGTAGAAGTACTGACAAGATTAAGATGTCCCCGTGCTTCCGAACTGTTGATTACTGCTTTGGACGATCGAGAACAAATAGTCCGCTTAGCAGCGGTTAGTGGATTGGAACATTTAGGCAATCGCTACGCAGAACGCAAAATCGCTATCATGGCGCATACAGATCCCGATCCTATAGTCCGTCAAGCAGCGCAAAAAGCACTTGGTTAA